The genomic segment AAATAattatacaaacacacactgcaCAAGCCATTTCAATGCCCTTAATCCAATTAGTGAAGTTTCACTAATTGTTTAGCTACAATGGTCAACTAGTTGTAACGTCAGTCAGTCATGTAATGGATTAAATAATcattaaaggtgtgtgtgtgtggttgcctTGCAGGGGGATGAAGCACATGTCTGTCATTCAGAGCTGTTTAAAAGTAATGACCTACAAGCAGCGAATCCCCAATGAGCCTTTTACTTTTCACTCAGTCTAGAGAAATTACCTGAAAATCCATTACAATTGGTTTACAGTATTTGAAATGCATGGGGTAATTTTAAGAAATAGTGCATGGCCTAATCTCTCCCTACATCATTGCTGACATTTTTATGATGTTTCAGTGAAAGCTGATCCTTTCTCCCTCTGATTGGATCTTGTGTATCTGAAGCTTTGTCCTTCATGGCATCGTGTGTATTGTTTTAAtgttgtctcgctctctctctcgcgctctctcaaaaaaacacacacaggctgaTCTCATTCCAGGAGTTCTTGGCTTTTGAGTCGGTGCTGTGTGTTCCGGACGCTCTCTTTATCGTAACCTTCCAGCTGTTTGACAAGACCGGCACTGGAGACATCTCCTTTGGTAcgtacatgagtgtgtgtgtgttagtgcttgagagggtgggtgggtgtgtgtgtgtgtgtgtgcgcgcatggcATGGCTAATTAAAGGGAACCAATTATGGTTCATTAGTACAGTCACTCCGCTTAAAGGACACTGTTTAATCTGAATATGAATATAGGTTAATGCTGGTCtgtcatagaattagaatgagtaGAACCGATATTGTCCCTGTGTTCACAGATGCACAGAAAGAAATGTAATTCTGAGCGACGATGTGAAGACATTTAAAATGGTACACCCAATATGGCCGCCGTTCCTCCCATCACAAAACATTGCATTGAATGGGAATGTCCATTCTGCTCATTCTAATTCAATGGTTCTCTCGATCTGTCCATCCCTTGAACAGAGAATGTGCGGGACATCTTCAGCCAGACGACTGTGCACCACCACATCCCCTTTAACTGGGACTGTGATTTCATCCACCTGCACTTTGGACACGACCGCAAAAAACTCCTCAGCTACCTTGAGTTTACCCAGTTCTTACAGGTATATACTCACACACTCAGTCACGCTCGGTGACATATGCGCTCGTTGACATATGCGTGCGCGCTCGGTGAGATATATATGCGTGCGCGCGCTCGTTGACATATATTAGTGCGCTCGGTGACGTATATATGCGTGCGCACGCTCGGTGACATATGCGCACGCTCGGTGACGTGTGAGCGCGCTCattgacatacactaccggtcaaaagttttagaacacctactgattcagggttttttctttatttttactattttgtacattgtagaataatagtgaagacatcaaaactatgaaataacacatatgtaatcatgtagtaaccaaaaaagtgttaaacaaatctaaatatattttctatttgagtttcttcaatgTAGCAACCCgttgccttgttgacagctttgcacactcttggcattctctcaaccagcttcacctggaatgcttttccaacagtcttgaaggagttcccaaatatgctgagcacttgttggctgcttttccttcactctgcggtcagactcatcccaaacatctcaatttggttgaggtcgggggattgtggaggccaggtcatctgatgcagcactccatcactctccttcttggtaaaatagcacttacacagcctggaggtgtgttgggtcattgtcctgttgaaaaacaaatcccactaagtccaaaccagatgggatggcgtattgctgcagaatgctttggtagccatgctggttaagtgtgccttgaattctaaataaatcacagaccgtgtcaccagcaaagcacccccagaccataacacctcctcctccatgctttacggtggaaaatacacatgcggcgatcatccgttcaccaacaccgcgtctcacaaagacagggcggttggaatcaaaaaaactccagaccaaaggacacatttccactggtctaatgtccattgctcgtgtttcttggcccaagcaggtctcttcttcttgttggtgtcctttagtagtggtttctttacaacaattcgaccatgaaggcctgattcacacagtcccctctgaacagttgatgttgagatgtctgtgacttgaactctgtgaagcatttatttgggctgcaatttctgaggctggtaactctaatgaatttatcctctgcaggaaaggtaactctgggtcttcctttcctgtggcggtcctcatgagagccagtttcatcattgcgcttgatggtttttgcgactgcacttgaagaaactttcaaagttcttgaaatattgaatgaccttcatgtctttaagtaatgaaggctgtcgtttcgctttgcttatttgagctgttcttgccataatatggacttggtattttaccaaatagggctatcttctgtataccccccctactttgtcacaacacaactgattggttcaaacgcattaagaaggaaagaaattccacaaattaacttttaagatggcacacctgttaattgaaatgcattccaggtggctacatcgtgaagctggttgagagaatgccaagagtgtgcaaagctgtcaaggcaaagggtggctatttgaagaatctcaaatataaaatatattttaatttgtttaacactttttttgcatgattccatatgtgttatttcatagttttgatgtcttcactattattctacaatgtaaaaataaagaaaaaccttttgaatgagtacgtgttctaaaacttttgaccggtagtgtatatgcatgcgtgtgtgtgcgctggaggtacatttttacatttacatttttgtcatttagcagacgctcttatccagagcgacttacagttagcgcatacattattttatcgaacccacaaccctggtgttgcaaacaccatgctctaccaactgagctacatcccctgctggccattccctcccctaccctggacgacgctgggccaattgtgcgccgccccatgggtctcccggtcgcggtcggctacgacagaggTAAGGGACTGGGGTTGTGAGGTAAGGGACTGGGTGGTGTGAGCgtgcatggtcctctgtagctcaattggtagagcatggcgcttgtaacgccagggtagtgggttcgatccccgggaccacccatacgtaaaaatgtatgcgcacatgactgtaagtcgctttggataaaagcgtctgctaaatggaatattattatATGCGCTCGGCGACATTCGAGTttgtcactcagatagcataacaCGGTATAAATGTTGTTCTCTGCGCCCCATGACAAATGTGTAGGAAATGTAGCTTTAAAACAGCCCAAAACAATCTCTCTGGCCAAGAGGAAGGCATCTAAAGAATGCCATTGGCTTCGCCCACTACCACGCACCCCATGCTAACTTTGCCAGCACTGTTGAAAAATATCCTAGGGGGAAGCACTGCACACACTCTTCTCTACCTACAGGAGTTGCAGTTGGAGCATGCACGCCAGGCCTTTGCCCAGAAGGACAAGAACAAGAGCGGCACCATCTCTGCCATGGACTTCAGTGACATCATGGCCACAATCCGACACCACATGCTTACAACGTTTgtggaggaaaacctggtttcgGTAAGAGAGAGGAAGTGTGTACTGTGTATATGATTGTGTGTGGGATAAGAGTGAGTCAGTGTGTAACCCCTTCCTCTGTGTGATTGTCCTCCCAGGCTGCAGGGGGCAGCACCTCTCACATGGTCAGCTTCTCCTACTTCAACGCCTTCAACTGTCTGCTCAACAACATGGAGCTGATCCGCAAGATCTACAGCACACTGGCCGGGACTCGCAAGGACACACAGGTCACTAAAGGTAACACACATGCGCACCTTGCCGATACAGGCACTAATGTATACCCACGCACAAATTCCCATCGTATACCCttccacacacacattcactgtaCTGACACACGCACACTGGTCAGAAGTGCTCCAGACATGTGAGAGGAGTAGTGTGATCACACTTGCCAGTCGTCTGTTAGTTGCCAGCAGGAGAACTGTCATGTTGAAGAGAGAATTGACAAGATCTCGCAATCTCTCTGTAGGATGTGTGGATGCACAGCATGTGTGTTATGCAGACTATTAACccatctttctctcactctcgcaCCCTCACTCTGCCTCTATCGCCATCTCTCTAGAGGAGTTTGTCCATGCTGCTAACAAGTTTGGCCAGATCTCTCCCATGGAGATCGACATCCTGTACCAGCTATCAGGCCTACACTCCCACTCTGggtaaaaacacacacaaaccgcTTAAGCCTTGTACTGTATGCATGCATACCTGTTCAGAGTGTTGTGGCAAACCAGAATGTTGTGGTAATGATGCGGTGTTGTGTCTCAGGCGTCTGaactttgctgacattgagaggATAGCCCCACTGGAGGAGGGAGCGCTACCCTACCACCTGGCTGAGATACAGAAACAGGTAAGAGACGTGCATTTGTGTGTGACTGcgcgtgagtgagtgagtgagtgagcgagcgTGCATGTCAaacactttctctctccctctctgtccctctgtagcAGAGCCATGGTGATGGTTCCAGGTCCGTGCTGCTGCAGGCTGCAGAGTCGGCCTACCGGTTCAGCTTGGGCTCCATCGCTGGAGGTAAGGGACTGGGGCTGTGAGGTAAGGGACTGGGTGGTGTGTGGTAAGGTATGGCGGTTATTGCTAGTACTTTTGAATACTTTCATGGAATATATCCACCCCCCCCTCCCAAAAAAAGTTACTTGGTTAAAAAAGGTTTTGCCTAGTTTCAATAGTAcagttaggtgtgtgtgtgtgtagctacgGGAGCCACGGCGGTGTATCCTATAGACCTGGTGAAGACCAGGATGCAGAACCAGAGGAGTACAGGCTCGTTCGTTGGAGAGCTTATGTACAAGAACAGCTTTGACTGTGCCAAGAAGGTGCTGCGCTACGAAGGCTTCTTCGGCTTCTACAGAGGTACGGacggacactgtgtgtgtgtgttcttggcTGCTCTCCTTTCTTCCCCTCTTGGCTGCTGTTTTCCTCCCCATCCTTCTCttctgctctttctctctttccttccctcttttCTCCTGGTCCTCGTCTTTTTTTTATTGCCTGCTCTCTTTTGCTTTTCTGCACTGCTTGTCCCTTTCTGCACTGCACTTCCCTTTCTGCACTGCACTTCCCTTTCTGCACTGCACTTCCCTTTCTGCACTgcacttctctctccttctctgctgTCTCTTCTGATGGAAAAAGGACTGCATCATTGTTGGCTCACCCACACTGCATCACTAAACCTGCCTCCGGCCATTCAGTTCTTCCTTTGTTCTTTAATTCTCACCTTTCCTTCATCCTCATCCTCACACTCTTTTCTCCTCCCTTCTGCCCTAAGAAACTGTTGTCATAATGAGACGTGGTTCATGTCATATGTGGACTCAATCTCCCATGCTGCCCTGCAGGTCTTCTTCCCCAGCTCATAGGCGTGGCTCCAGAGAAGGCAATCAAACTTACGGTGAGTCAAactcctccccctccactcagCCAATCACTATGGACATGCACCTTAAGATAACGCTTAACACTTATTCTGTCAAAACATTCCTGACTATTCTCTCTGTAGTATTTATTTGctgatttttctctctctccctctttctctgttccccctctctccctgtagaTGAATGACTTTGTGAGAGATAAGTTCACTGGTAAAGACGACACCATTCCCTTCGCTGCTGAGGTGTTGGCCGGAGCCTGTGTGAGTGTGACAGATGACCAAACCTGTTCCTGTCAAACTTCCCAACTCTAAACGCATCCCATTCTATTCCACCCAGTCCTACCTAAATAGGAGGCTGGGGtagcctccctccctcattccatCTCTTTCTCACTCATTTCACCTAATGTCTCCCTCTCTGCAGGCAGGGGGTTCCCAGGTGATCTTTACTAACCCACTGGAGATAGTCAAGATCAGACTGCAGGTGGCAGGAGAGATCATAACAGGAC from the Coregonus clupeaformis isolate EN_2021a chromosome 14, ASM2061545v1, whole genome shotgun sequence genome contains:
- the LOC121581176 gene encoding calcium-binding mitochondrial carrier protein Aralar1 isoform X3, whose translation is MHQTSGPERAEGYLSEASVVDADGEKLMTPGDFVQKYLGLHTQIHHNPKTVQLIAGVADTTKDGLISFQEFLAFESVLCVPDALFIVTFQLFDKTGTGDISFENVRDIFSQTTVHHHIPFNWDCDFIHLHFGHDRKKLLSYLEFTQFLQELQLEHARQAFAQKDKNKSGTISAMDFSDIMATIRHHMLTTFVEENLVSAAGGSTSHMVSFSYFNAFNCLLNNMELIRKIYSTLAGTRKDTQVTKEEFVHAANKFGQISPMEIDILYQLSGLHSHSGRLNFADIERIAPLEEGALPYHLAEIQKQQSHGDGSRSVLLQAAESAYRFSLGSIAGATGATAVYPIDLVKTRMQNQRSTGSFVGELMYKNSFDCAKKVLRYEGFFGFYRGLLPQLIGVAPEKAIKLTMNDFVRDKFTGKDDTIPFAAEVLAGACAGGSQVIFTNPLEIVKIRLQVAGEIITGPRISALGVIRDLGLFGLYKGAKACLLRDIPFSAIFFPVYAHTKAQFADEQGRLGPLQLLASGAIGGIPAASLVTPADVIKTRLQVAARAGHTTYTGVTDCFRKIMQEEGFRALWKGAGARMCRSSPQFGVTLVTYELLQRWLYVDFGGHRPAGSEPTPKSRISELPPVSADHVGGYRLAAATFAGVENKFGLHLPKFKSSGVVSIHPDPSSAPPQDEAAAP
- the LOC121581176 gene encoding calcium-binding mitochondrial carrier protein Aralar1 isoform X2 gives rise to the protein MAVKVQCTKRADPSELKVIFQKQASVVDADGEKLMTPGDFVQKYLGLHTQIHHNPKTVQLIAGVADTTKDGLISFQEFLAFESVLCVPDALFIVTFQLFDKTGTGDISFENVRDIFSQTTVHHHIPFNWDCDFIHLHFGHDRKKLLSYLEFTQFLQELQLEHARQAFAQKDKNKSGTISAMDFSDIMATIRHHMLTTFVEENLVSAAGGSTSHMVSFSYFNAFNCLLNNMELIRKIYSTLAGTRKDTQVTKEEFVHAANKFGQISPMEIDILYQLSGLHSHSGRLNFADIERIAPLEEGALPYHLAEIQKQQSHGDGSRSVLLQAAESAYRFSLGSIAGATGATAVYPIDLVKTRMQNQRSTGSFVGELMYKNSFDCAKKVLRYEGFFGFYRGLLPQLIGVAPEKAIKLTMNDFVRDKFTGKDDTIPFAAEVLAGACAGGSQVIFTNPLEIVKIRLQVAGEIITGPRISALGVIRDLGLFGLYKGAKACLLRDIPFSAIFFPVYAHTKAQFADEQGRLGPLQLLASGAIGGIPAASLVTPADVIKTRLQVAARAGHTTYTGVTDCFRKIMQEEGFRALWKGAGARMCRSSPQFGVTLVTYELLQRWLYVDFGGHRPAGSEPTPKSRISELPPVSADHVGGYRLAAATFAGVENKFGLHLPKFKSSGVVSIHPDPSSAPPQDEAAAP
- the LOC121581176 gene encoding calcium-binding mitochondrial carrier protein Aralar1 isoform X1 produces the protein MHPLGSGGPSLGNLALTLCYYSYCLAGAMHQTSGPERAEGYLSEASVVDADGEKLMTPGDFVQKYLGLHTQIHHNPKTVQLIAGVADTTKDGLISFQEFLAFESVLCVPDALFIVTFQLFDKTGTGDISFENVRDIFSQTTVHHHIPFNWDCDFIHLHFGHDRKKLLSYLEFTQFLQELQLEHARQAFAQKDKNKSGTISAMDFSDIMATIRHHMLTTFVEENLVSAAGGSTSHMVSFSYFNAFNCLLNNMELIRKIYSTLAGTRKDTQVTKEEFVHAANKFGQISPMEIDILYQLSGLHSHSGRLNFADIERIAPLEEGALPYHLAEIQKQQSHGDGSRSVLLQAAESAYRFSLGSIAGATGATAVYPIDLVKTRMQNQRSTGSFVGELMYKNSFDCAKKVLRYEGFFGFYRGLLPQLIGVAPEKAIKLTMNDFVRDKFTGKDDTIPFAAEVLAGACAGGSQVIFTNPLEIVKIRLQVAGEIITGPRISALGVIRDLGLFGLYKGAKACLLRDIPFSAIFFPVYAHTKAQFADEQGRLGPLQLLASGAIGGIPAASLVTPADVIKTRLQVAARAGHTTYTGVTDCFRKIMQEEGFRALWKGAGARMCRSSPQFGVTLVTYELLQRWLYVDFGGHRPAGSEPTPKSRISELPPVSADHVGGYRLAAATFAGVENKFGLHLPKFKSSGVVSIHPDPSSAPPQDEAAAP